A segment of the Panicum hallii strain FIL2 chromosome 1, PHallii_v3.1, whole genome shotgun sequence genome:
tttattttaattgAGTTTGGGTGGCACTGCCTATCTTACATGATTCTCCTACTCGCGGGAGTTTTGGTACAATTATTCGTGCATGGAGCATCTCTAGCACATCCTCATAATACATATCGTTAATCAAAGGGAGCATGAGGAACTAATATTATAAAAAAAAACGAGGAACTAAACACACATACACTTGCGCGTGTTAGAGCACAAGGAAGTGACTTGTAGGGTATTTGAATACCCTTGAATTATCTTGTATGTGGATTTTTATGATTTTCTTTCTTTTAAATTGGGCGAGTTTGTTGTTTGATAATTGGCGGATTTTTAGAGTTCATGATAGCCCTCTATCTCCATGTAAAATTTTGCTTCACTGTGAACAATTATGCCCGGGCCTTTACTTGTAACTGGGAATACCCCCTTTGTCTGAACTCAGTTGCTAGTCATTTTTAGTAGTATTATGCTTGGTAGTTTTTTTATTTGTGCTATTCCCTTTGTATTTTTAGTAGCACAGTTCGATGATGTCAAGAAAATATAAttgaagagagagagagagagagagagagagagagagagagagagagagagagagagagagagagagagagagagagagagagagagattatTGAAAACCAAGACAACTGGGCTAGGCCCAACGCCCCAACCTTTATCCATCGCACAAATATCAGCCCAAGTGCCAAAAAAAGATTTCCTCATCCAAGCGGGAAAGTACCTGCGACACTTCAAAACCAGATTCCGAGCGAAACCCCAATCCCCTTTGGCGGCGAAGCTCGCCGGCGATGCGGCCGCCAGCGCCTAGGCCCCCTGctgcctcctcctcgtcctcctacAGCCAGCGCGAGCCCCGCCCAGAGAacccgctcctcctcctcccttcgtGCCGCGCCGCCAAGCTCTCCCTCGGCTGCCCCCTCCTCGACCGCCTTCTCTCCGGCGGCCTCCCCGCCGCCTCCGTCACCGAGATCGCCGGAGAGTCCGCCTCCGGCAAGACCCAGCTGTGCCTCCAGCTCGCCCTCCTCGCGCCCCAGTCCCCGctctccgcctccgccctcTTTCTCCACTCCGACCTCCCCTTCCCCCTTCACCGCCTCCGCGGCCTCGCCCCCAAATCCCGCCCTGATATCCTCGACCacgtcctcgtcgccgccgcgcaCTCCCCCACCgacctcctctccctcctctcccgcgcccaGCGCCTGCTCGCCAACCCCGGCCGCTCCCCGCACCGCCTCCCCATCCGCCTCATCCTCCTCGACTCCATCGCCACCCTCTTCCGCGCCGACTTCGACGCCTCCCCCGCCGACCTCAAGCGCCGGTCCGCGCTCTTCTTCCAGATATCCGCGAAGCTCAAGGAGCTGGCCTACAGGCACCACTGCGTCGTGGTGGTGACCAACCAGGTCGTGGACGTGGTGGAGGGCGACGCCGGGAACACCGTGGCGTGGTCGTCGGGGCGCCGGGTCAGCCCCGCGCTCGGGATTGCGTGGGCCAACTGCGTCAACACGCGGCTGTTCCTGACGCGGGAAGTGGACGGCGCCAGCGGGATCGCGAGGAGGCGGATGAAGGTGGCGTTCGCGCCGCACCTGCCGGAGCGAGCGTGCGAGTTTGTGATACGGAGGGACGGCGTGTTTGGCGTCGAGCCAGCGGGAGAGGTAGGCGCTCCTGTTCTTGGATAAATGTGTGGCCATTACCTTTTCGATGAAATGTACCTGTGGTGCTTGGTTTGAGCACGGTGTAAAAGATCTTGCCATTTTACTTGAATTATGTAATGGATGGAAAGCAATGTAAATTAAAATTTTGTTGCAACACAAAGTGCAGCTTGTTAAACTCGTCTGGGAATTGAACAACCATGTTGGTAAAAAACATCATAGCCCCTAGATTAAAACATCATAGCTCCCAGATTGAAGCCTAGAATCAGGAACAATTAGGTTGTTGTATTCTTGAATGCTCCTAGATTGAAACGTGCTAGCCATGTAGACGAATGCGCTAATGTAATTTATTGTTTTAGCGAAAAATTCCTAATTTTATTAATGATATATTTGCCATGTCATGTGAGTGTGTGGAGCCTATTGCTAATTTGTTGCTGACACAGTGCACTGTAGTACCATCAAATCAGTTACCGGTGCTAGACTTCAATAGTGTGCAAGTGCTTATGATGCTACCAACAGTAATATACCATCCGAAGATGTGGGTTATCTTCCAGTTGAAACATTTGCAGCTtgcattaattaaattaaataacTGTACCTGGAAAGATGATGGCATGCTTGAATTTGTGCGTAACAATGATAAAGACTCAATGAAACTTACATGATCAGCAAAATGAAAAATGTTCAATATAAGCACACCATGTGAAGATCGAAGAGTATACCTAATGAAAGAATTGACTGTGGTCTTTGGGAAGTAGCACCAGGTTTGATTATTGAATATCACTTAGTCTGATAAGGGGAAGCACACTTCTAAAAATAGTAATTATTCTACACAAAGAGATTTTGCTGCAGCAGTGGTAGAATTTATCAGATCCACCATCAACATATTGTTTTTCTTGGTGGTACATGACAGACATCCTCAATTGCAGTTGAGGTTTGGGTCCGTATGAATAAATTATTGCCATATTACTGCTTTGAGAAAAGAATAACAAATCTAATCGATGTTATTGCACAGTTAATGAGAAAAAACTGGTAAGTAAAAAAAAAGTGAAGCTGGCCGTCATTGTTTGTATCTAACATTTCAGTTCAACATCTAAAAAAAATTCCAGTTCTAAATTGTGTTGTACATTTTACTTTAATTG
Coding sequences within it:
- the LOC112873806 gene encoding DNA repair protein XRCC3 homolog; the encoded protein is MRPPAPRPPAASSSSSYSQREPRPENPLLLLPSCRAAKLSLGCPLLDRLLSGGLPAASVTEIAGESASGKTQLCLQLALLAPQSPLSASALFLHSDLPFPLHRLRGLAPKSRPDILDHVLVAAAHSPTDLLSLLSRAQRLLANPGRSPHRLPIRLILLDSIATLFRADFDASPADLKRRSALFFQISAKLKELAYRHHCVVVVTNQVVDVVEGDAGNTVAWSSGRRVSPALGIAWANCVNTRLFLTREVDGASGIARRRMKVAFAPHLPERACEFVIRRDGVFGVEPAGEVGAPVLG